A single Crateriforma conspicua DNA region contains:
- a CDS encoding arylsulfatase, which yields MNKAFNVNRYKICLSIAVFLLVAVSKQIQAAPTVDRPNVILIFADDLGPGLLGCYGQQVIRTPNIDRLATEGIRFTNYYGGVYCAPSRWTLLTGMHDGRVGGWSQTRPGLPIQRDSGRITQQEYERRFAALKANANPIAENEVFLAQIAQRAGFETAQFGKLDRGFLTWHQRVKRFGWDFYEGYFDHQRCHGFYPPYLWRNGQRFELPGNTRADCGKTSEKGDEPIGYGGQTYSQNVFIEGIVKFIRQNRDRPFFLYHPTQLPHGPVSIPELHPDFADAPNLSLAEKKYASMVKMLDDHVGRIMNELKIQGLDKNTIVFFTSDNGHELYYGPKDDYRAQRLPDGKPANLTDRKWRTSRYGDVFNGAGGRAGLKRSGYQGGMQCPMIARWPGKIAAGTETSLLSSHYDFLPTLADLVGQNTPAGKDGISFLPTLLGQEQTERHDHIFVFNRFAAMGSSALIASDGFKLVEARRDQGVFQLYNIGEDNEERFDLASRYPDKVQRMKKIMQQESNSPRPDLAPAQP from the coding sequence ATGAACAAAGCATTTAATGTGAACAGATACAAAATCTGCCTCAGTATCGCAGTTTTCTTACTGGTTGCGGTATCCAAGCAAATCCAGGCGGCCCCAACCGTCGACCGCCCCAACGTCATCCTAATCTTCGCGGACGACCTTGGCCCGGGACTACTGGGATGTTACGGCCAACAGGTCATCCGCACGCCCAATATTGACCGCTTGGCGACCGAGGGTATCCGATTCACCAACTATTACGGCGGCGTCTACTGTGCTCCTTCACGCTGGACCCTGCTAACCGGCATGCATGACGGCCGCGTCGGCGGGTGGTCACAAACCCGCCCCGGCCTTCCCATCCAGCGTGATTCCGGACGCATCACACAGCAAGAATATGAACGGCGATTCGCGGCGCTGAAGGCCAACGCCAATCCCATCGCTGAGAACGAAGTCTTCTTAGCACAAATTGCGCAGCGTGCCGGATTCGAAACCGCACAGTTCGGCAAACTCGACCGTGGCTTTCTGACGTGGCACCAACGTGTCAAGCGATTTGGATGGGACTTCTACGAAGGCTACTTCGACCACCAGCGATGCCACGGCTTTTATCCACCCTATCTGTGGCGAAACGGCCAGCGATTCGAACTTCCGGGGAATACACGGGCGGACTGCGGAAAGACTTCCGAGAAAGGTGATGAACCGATCGGATACGGCGGCCAAACGTACTCACAAAACGTTTTCATTGAAGGCATCGTGAAGTTCATTCGCCAGAACCGTGACCGACCCTTCTTCCTCTATCACCCCACACAATTGCCACATGGTCCGGTTTCCATCCCGGAACTGCATCCTGATTTTGCTGACGCACCGAACCTTTCCTTGGCTGAAAAGAAATACGCGTCGATGGTGAAGATGCTTGACGATCACGTCGGACGGATCATGAATGAACTGAAGATTCAGGGCCTGGACAAAAACACCATCGTCTTCTTCACCTCGGACAACGGTCACGAACTCTACTACGGCCCCAAAGATGATTATCGCGCACAGCGATTGCCTGATGGCAAGCCAGCCAATCTGACCGACAGAAAATGGCGAACGTCTCGGTACGGTGATGTGTTCAACGGCGCCGGCGGACGCGCGGGTTTGAAACGGAGCGGTTACCAGGGCGGAATGCAATGCCCCATGATTGCGCGCTGGCCAGGAAAGATCGCCGCGGGTACCGAGACCTCTCTACTGTCATCACACTACGATTTTCTTCCCACTTTGGCGGATTTAGTGGGGCAGAATACGCCCGCCGGAAAAGATGGGATTTCGTTCTTGCCCACCTTGCTCGGGCAAGAACAAACCGAGCGACACGATCACATTTTTGTCTTCAATCGATTTGCCGCGATGGGAAGCAGCGCATTGATCGCAAGCGATGGCTTCAAACTGGTCGAAGCCCGACGCGATCAAGGCGTTTTTCAGCTGTACAACATCGGGGAAGACAACGAGGAGCGTTTCGACTTGGCGTCCCGATATCCCGACAAAGTCCAGCGAATGAAGAAGATCATGCAGCAAGAATCGAATTCTCCGCGTCCGGACTTGGCTCCGGCTCAGCCTTGA
- a CDS encoding sulfatase family protein, translating into MRIPCSAGVVLTAIACFIQWGTGSVVALATDQRPNLIFLMADDQCTYSLGCYGNNDVQTPNLDQLARDGIVFDNHYVTTAICMASRATVMTGRFEFKTGCNFTHGDMRLDTWKTSYPVLLRRSGYRTAFAGKIGFDVADQQGEHRLKLANEFDRWGGGPGQTSYKTKANASMAAYADKYPHSTLSYGAFGRDFIQNSAISGQPFCLSISFKAPHKPAEPDPAFDAVYQNNRFRKPDNFGREYGTHFSKQSKTDRQYERFFSWNYADDYDGVMAKYHQQVYGIDQAVGMIRKALKQCNVDHNTVIIYTSDNGFLCGSHGYGSKVLPYEESSRVPLIVFDPRSPRSGQNRRCDALTGNCDFMPTLLTLAGVPVPQGTDGGDLMAIYEDPSQSIHESLPLINVWGNPATHSLSVVTKDHKYILWSYAGDGFEASEEFYDTANDPLELVNLAGNNQQIETLRLMRRRYDAYVRQWAKESVPYNGYPRYATVFDRNLPWSEKAALTKRSKSQK; encoded by the coding sequence ATGCGTATTCCCTGCTCTGCTGGCGTTGTACTGACCGCCATCGCTTGCTTTATCCAGTGGGGGACCGGTTCGGTCGTTGCATTGGCGACCGATCAACGTCCCAACCTGATTTTTTTGATGGCCGATGATCAGTGCACTTACTCCCTGGGATGCTATGGCAACAACGATGTCCAAACACCGAATCTAGATCAGCTGGCACGTGATGGCATCGTGTTTGATAATCACTACGTCACCACGGCCATCTGCATGGCCAGTCGGGCAACCGTGATGACGGGGCGCTTTGAGTTCAAGACCGGATGCAATTTCACGCATGGTGACATGCGGCTTGACACTTGGAAAACGTCCTACCCGGTTCTGCTTCGCCGATCAGGCTATCGCACTGCATTTGCCGGAAAGATCGGCTTCGACGTCGCTGACCAACAGGGCGAACACCGATTGAAGCTGGCGAATGAATTCGATCGCTGGGGCGGTGGTCCGGGTCAGACGAGTTACAAAACCAAAGCGAATGCGTCCATGGCCGCCTATGCGGACAAGTATCCGCATTCAACACTGTCCTATGGCGCATTCGGTCGCGATTTCATTCAGAATTCCGCGATCTCCGGCCAGCCATTCTGTCTTTCCATCAGCTTCAAAGCACCACACAAGCCTGCCGAACCGGATCCGGCATTCGATGCGGTCTACCAAAACAATCGCTTCAGAAAACCCGATAACTTCGGTCGCGAGTACGGGACACATTTTTCCAAACAAAGCAAAACGGATCGCCAATACGAGCGTTTCTTTAGCTGGAATTATGCCGATGACTACGACGGCGTGATGGCCAAGTACCATCAACAGGTCTATGGAATTGATCAAGCCGTTGGGATGATTCGAAAAGCTTTGAAGCAGTGCAATGTCGACCACAACACGGTCATCATCTACACGTCAGACAATGGATTCCTCTGTGGGTCCCACGGCTATGGTTCCAAAGTCCTTCCCTACGAAGAATCATCACGCGTCCCATTGATCGTGTTCGATCCGCGGTCCCCGCGGTCAGGCCAAAACCGGCGTTGCGACGCGTTGACCGGAAATTGCGACTTCATGCCGACGTTGCTGACGCTTGCGGGCGTTCCCGTTCCGCAGGGAACCGACGGTGGCGATCTGATGGCTATTTATGAAGATCCTTCCCAATCCATCCATGAATCATTGCCACTAATCAACGTTTGGGGGAATCCGGCAACCCATTCACTGTCCGTAGTAACCAAAGATCATAAATACATCTTGTGGTCCTACGCCGGCGACGGATTCGAAGCATCAGAAGAGTTCTACGATACAGCAAACGATCCGCTGGAATTGGTCAACCTGGCCGGAAACAACCAGCAGATCGAAACGCTTCGCCTGATGCGTCGTCGATACGACGCATATGTCCGCCAGTGGGCCAAAGAATCGGTACCCTATAACGGCTATCCACGATATGCGACGGTGTTCGATCGCAATCTTCCCTGGAGCGAGAAAGCCGCATTGACGAAGCGATCGAAATCGCAGAAATGA
- a CDS encoding family 43 glycosylhydrolase → MKFLVSNFVYFLVSLTAVAGSAELPTVSVTHRAVEGIGATPNVMRRDPSDIIRVDDTYYVWYSRGKISPGYDATVWYATSSDGVHWTEQGQALAKGTPGDWDGASVFTPNILVAEGRYWLFYTGTSRKFQKGFNPDSKIGVAVSESPDGPWSRVGDGPVVTNSEHKKDFDSHLVDDACLIAREGKYWLYYKGRQLGKGPGQTQMGVAVAKDPQGPYVKHAANPVIPGNHEVLVWPQGGGVAAMIGTTGPKEITNSIMYAADRIRFTKTHRVISGPWAGGVYRADDFQMDYAGGPPRWGIEIGRPVKGGATRLPFLQRFEIPEASQQSMR, encoded by the coding sequence ATGAAATTCTTAGTATCGAACTTTGTGTACTTTTTGGTATCGCTAACCGCTGTCGCAGGTTCCGCCGAACTTCCGACCGTTTCGGTGACCCACCGAGCCGTCGAAGGGATCGGCGCGACACCCAATGTGATGCGACGTGACCCCAGCGATATCATCCGAGTTGATGACACGTATTATGTGTGGTATTCCAGGGGGAAGATATCGCCTGGCTACGACGCAACCGTCTGGTATGCGACATCTTCGGATGGTGTTCACTGGACCGAACAAGGCCAGGCCTTGGCAAAGGGAACCCCTGGCGACTGGGACGGGGCCAGTGTCTTTACGCCCAATATCTTAGTAGCCGAAGGACGGTACTGGCTTTTCTATACGGGAACATCTCGCAAATTTCAGAAGGGGTTCAATCCGGATTCAAAAATCGGCGTTGCCGTGTCTGAATCACCGGATGGACCGTGGTCGCGTGTGGGTGACGGTCCCGTCGTGACCAACAGTGAGCATAAAAAAGATTTTGACAGCCATCTTGTGGACGACGCATGTCTGATCGCTCGTGAAGGAAAGTACTGGCTTTACTACAAAGGCAGACAGCTGGGTAAAGGCCCCGGGCAAACGCAAATGGGAGTCGCAGTCGCCAAGGATCCCCAAGGTCCCTACGTGAAGCACGCGGCGAACCCAGTCATACCTGGCAATCACGAAGTTTTGGTCTGGCCGCAAGGCGGTGGTGTGGCGGCGATGATTGGGACCACGGGCCCCAAAGAGATTACGAATTCTATCATGTACGCCGCTGACAGAATTCGATTTACCAAGACTCATCGTGTGATTAGCGGACCCTGGGCGGGTGGGGTCTATCGTGCTGATGATTTCCAAATGGACTACGCCGGTGGTCCGCCCAGATGGGGAATCGAAATTGGAAGGCCTGTGAAGGGCGGGGCCACCCGTTTGCCGTTCCTTCAGCGTTTTGAAATTCCCGAAGCCAGTCAACAATCGATGCGGTGA